A part of Aegilops tauschii subsp. strangulata cultivar AL8/78 chromosome 2, Aet v6.0, whole genome shotgun sequence genomic DNA contains:
- the LOC109745100 gene encoding receptor-like serine/threonine-protein kinase SD1-8, translating to MEVTRDHLGLTLPLFLFLLLSPGALVTGVSDLLNEGNNITDGNTLVSADGSFILGFFSPGVSTNRYLVIWFSVSNTTVCWVANRERPVNSTAGVLVFSDTGNLLLLDGSGQTVWTSNSTTRAAPGVAQLLESGNLVIREQAGHTTVWQSFDYLSDTLLPGMKMGKNRWTGSEWYLSSWRSADDPSPAYRFVTEANGLPDNTLWDGSTKVYRTGPWNGLRFSGTTEDATYTDMFKFVVTINDGEVTFGYTATPGTPPSRIVATSTGFVKRLVWEESRKRWETFLQGPRDVCDAYAMCGPFGLCNANAPSTSFCSCPRGFTPAFPAEWDLRENSGGCRRSAALDCAQGSSTDGFMVLQGVKLPDTFNASVDASTTVEECRARCFANCSCLAYAPADIKVGAVAGCIIWTGNITDLRYVDGGQALYMRLPKSELGDAPHHSFPYAMVIGGALAFLVVCLLIIVAVWRYGGQRQNNSPIVIIFHTYMSRGNCLVLYYISYGQSLSDATDPAASRRDPASTVGSVPAADPSTMIEATEEFSQAGICVPAVDLPSIKAATDDFSDSNIIGKGGFGVVYKARLNGDIVAVKRLRPSGRTEKGKNDFTREVKVMSRVTHINLVKLVSYCQEEDEWILVYEYMPNKSLSPYIFENSSPRPSLTWFQRLEIIRGIAIGVEYLHNKEVIHRDLKLPNILLDHELKPKIADFGTAKLFIDDQTNPTLVQTPGYIAPEYAREGNLTLKCDVYSFGVVLLEIVSGKKITSAKTFLLDAWRYWNKGKIKALLDSQVAEPNHQLSLDLSRVIQIGLLCVQPMPNDRPTMPEVVVMLTDSSSWLARPKKHEVGPGQATGYPQTSNYSLAHCLCLEQR from the exons ATGGAAGTAACCAGAGACCATCTCGGTCTTACTCTTCCCCTGTTCCTCTTCCTGCTCCTCTCTCCGGGAGCCTTGGTAACCGGCGTATCCGATCTGCTCAACGAGGGCAATAACATCACCGACGGCAACACGCTGGTCTCAGCCGATGGGTCGTTCATCCTGGGCTTCTTCTCTCCCGGGGTGTCCACCAACAGATACCTCGTGATATGGTTCTCCGTGTCCAACACCACCGTCTGCTGGGTGGCGAACCGTGAAAGGCCCGTGAACAGCACGGCGGGGGTTCTGGTGTTCAGCGACACCGGAAACCTTCTCCTGCTCGATGGCTCAGGCCAGACCGTATGGACATCCAACTCCACCACAAGGGCAGCTCCTGGGGTTGCGCAGCTTCTTGAATCCGGCAACCTGGTCATCCGTGAACAAGCCGGCCACACCACCGTGTGGCAATCCTTCGATTATCTGTCTGACACGCTGCTTCCTGGTATGAAGATGGGCAAGAACCGATGGACAGGGTCCGAGTGGTACCTCTCGTCGTGGCGTTCAGCCGACGACCCGTCTCCGGCCTATCGGTTCGTCACGGAGGCGAACGGGCTACCGGACAACACCCTCTGGGACGGGAGCACCAAGGTCTACCGCACAGGGCCCTGGAACGGACTACGGTTCAGCGGCACCACGGAGGACGCGACGTACACCGACATGTTCAAGTTCGTCGTCACCATCAACGACGGGGAGGTAACCTTCGGGTACACGGCGACACCCGGCACGCCCCCTTCCCGCATCGTGGCGACGTCCACCGGCTTTGTCAAGCGGCTGGTGTGGGAGGAGAGCAGGAAACGATGGGAGACCTTCTTGCAGGGGCCGAGGGACGTCTGCGACGCCTACGCCATGTGCGGGCCGTTCGGCCTCTGCAACGCCAACGCTCCTTCCACGTCCTTCTGCAGCTGTCCCAGGGGCTTCACGCCCGCGTTCCCCGCGGAGTGGGACCTGAGGGAGAACTCGGGTGGATGCCGGCGAAGTGCCGCGCTAGACTGCGCCCAAGG CAGCAGCACGGACGGGTTCATGGTGCTCCAGGGCGTGAAGCTCCCCGACACGTTCAACGCATCGGTGGATGCGAGCACCACGGTGGAGGAGTGCAGGGCAAGGTGCTTCGCCAACTGCTCCTGCTTGGCCTATGCCCCTGCTGATATTAAGGTAGGCGCTGTCGCTGGGTGCATCATCTGGACAGGAAACATCACCGACCTACGCTACGTGGATGGAGGGCAGGCTTTGTACATGAGGCTGCCAAAGTCTGAACTAG GTGATGCGCCACATCATTCGTTTCCATATGCGATGGTTATTGGTGGAGCTCTAGCCTTCCTTGTTGTTTGTCTGTTGATCATAGTTGCGGTCTGGAGATATGGCGGGCAGCGACAAAACAATTCACCTATAG TAATAATATTTCATACCTACATGTCGCGTGGAAACTGTCTagttttgtactacatctcataTGGTCAGAGTCTTTCAGATGCTACCGACCCCGCTGCTAGTCGTCGAGATCCTGCTTCGACTGTCGGGTCGGTCCCTGCAGCTGATCCATCGACTATGATTGAAGCCACGGAAGAATTTTCCCAAGCCGGCATATGTGTCCCTGCAGTAGATCTGCCTTCTATAAAGGCGGCCACAGACGATTTTTCTGATAGCAATATCATTGGCAAAGGCGGATTTGGCGTGGTTTACAAA GCCCGACTAAATGGTGATATCGTCGCTGTAAAAAGACTTAGACCATCTGGCCGAACGGAAAAAGGCAAGAATGACTTCACAAGAGAAGTGAAAGTGATGTCAAGGGTCACGCATATAAATCTTGTGAAACTAGTTTCCTACTGCCAGGAAGAGGACGAGTGGATACTAGTCTACGAGTACATGCCCAACAAAAGTTTGAGCCCCTACATATTTG AAAACTCATCACCCCGTCCATCGTTGACTTGGTTTCAAAGGCTAGAGATAATCCGTGGTATTGCGATAGGTGTTGAGTACCTTCACAACAAGGAAGTCATCCACAGAGATCTTAAGTTGCCGAACATACTCTTGGATCACGAGCTAAAGCCTAAGATAGCGGACTTCGGCACCGCAAAGCTATTTATTGATGATCAGACGAACCCAACATTAGTACAAACACC GGGATACATTGCTCCAGAGTACGCAAGGGAAGGCAACCTGACGCTCAAGTGTGACGTATACAGTTTTGGAGTGGTCTTGCTAGAGATAGTCTCTGGCAAAAAGATCACTTCCGCAAAAACGTTTCTTCTTGAT GCATGGAGGTATTGGAACAAAGGAAAAATCAAGGCCCTTCTTGATTCGCAGGTGGCTGAACCTAACCATCAGCTCTCGTTGGATCTATCCAGGGTTATCCAGATCGGGCTTCTCTGCGTTCAACCAATGCCCAATGACAGGCCTACCATGCCAGAGGTGGTCGTAATGCTAACCGACAGCAGTTCATGGCTCGCTAGGCCCAAGAAGCACGAGGTCGGCCCTGGTCAAGCAACCGGATACCCACAGACATCGAACTATTCTCTTGCACACTGTCTCTGTTTAGAACAGAGATAA
- the LOC141041304 gene encoding uncharacterized protein, whose protein sequence is MEVFRDCLVTCELQDLGFSGLPYTYNNGQDGNRNVQVRLDRACADEALRDLFPAARVVHLATSCSDHSPLLVNLEGVQEQRRRPPASRYEIMWEQDVKLPTIISEAWAKHRPDGNLGSVALSLKEVMNDLRQWRKATFGNVLKEIESLCGQLAEL, encoded by the coding sequence ATGGAAGTGTTCAGGGACTGTTTGGTGACTTGCGAGCTGCAGGACCTAGGGTTTTCCGGCCTCCCCTACACATATAATAACGGTCAGGATGGGAATCGCAATGTTCAGGTGCGCCTGGACAGGGCGTGTGCGGATGAGGCGCTGCGGGATCTCTTCCCCGCGGCTAGGGTGGTGCACTTAGCTACCTCCTGCTCGGATCACAGCCCACTGTTGGTCAACCTAGAAGGGGTGCAGGAGCAGAGGCGCAGGCCACCTGCGTCACGTTATGAGATCATGTGGGAGCAGGACGTCAAGCTCCCCACGATCATCTCTGAGGCCTGGGCGAAGCACCGCCCAGATGGCAACTTGGGATCAGTGGCCCTCTCACTGAAAGAAGTTATGAACGATTTGAGGCAATGGAGAAAAGCTACCTTTGGGAATGTTTTGAAAGAGATAGAAAGTTTGTGTGGTCAGCTAGCAGAACTCTAG